From a single Maylandia zebra isolate NMK-2024a linkage group LG3, Mzebra_GT3a, whole genome shotgun sequence genomic region:
- the LOC112432939 gene encoding uncharacterized protein LOC112432939 isoform X1, protein MDFMPFLVVPLWTSILHLDFVKGSFVVDVTQSSYQAEENHNITLEWTFTTKPDTSISALKIRCSLITDQKPLTLYFLRDGVEFSEVQDEEFSGRVQSDKDALREGRLRLQLSRLRTEDSGLYLCEVDTGYGCSYNSCRLTVSDANFAETSTMETLLLSQSLHTPDPKDVTYADRSRVPVVVAVITLLSVVALAGFAAFFSRHIFQKLKKHPEDETQKQPLQV, encoded by the exons ATGGATTTCATGCCTTTCCTTGTGGTCCCACTGTGGACTTCAATTCTTCACTTGGATTTTGTTAAAG GATCATTTGTAGTGGATGTGACACAGAGCTCCTATCAGGCAGAGGAGAACCACAACATCACACTGGAGTGGACGTTCACCACCAAACCAGACACGTCCATCTCAGCACTGAAGATCCGCTGTAGCCTGATAACTGATCAGAAACCCTTAACTCTGTATTTTCTTCGTGATGGTGTCGAGTTCTCAGAGGTTCAGGATGAAGAGTTTTCAGGACGAGTCCAGAGTGACAAAGACGCCCTCAGAGAAGGACGACTCAGACTCCAGCTGTCCAGACTCAGGACTGAGGACTCGGGTCTGTACCTGTGTGAGGTGGACACAGGTTATGGCTGCAGCTACAACAGCTGCAGACTCACCGTCTCTG ATGCAAACTTTGCTGAAACCTCGACAATGGAAACGCTGCTGCTTTCCCAAAGCCTCCACACTCCAGATCCTAAGGACGTGACATATG CAGATCGATCCAGGGTCCCCGTGGTCGTCGCTGTCATCACCTTATTATCAGTTGTGGCTCTCGCTGGTTTTGCTGCATTTTTCTCTCGCCACATTTTTCAGAAGCTAAAa AAGCATCCAGAGGATgagacacaaaaacaaccacTACAAGTCTAG
- the LOC112430587 gene encoding uncharacterized protein LOC112430587: MAQQWTVGEVSLWLGENEVADYQQVFVDNEIDGSTLLQMTERMSERLFPKVKDQVKFLSAVEKLKDGRQHKEKHTVSALQPMFNCKVQFPPAVLTALTNKDAALKSPTKNRLKNMLIQALFDHLSNETMYPSHVQYVDLLRTVLLSFPFLKESYGSGYLLEEASMLLKTDVDKKVIRGFSKLAAKLVSIAPNSNLKSLCLKSVDESQTDTERKGQMVNTAVLLLPSIFKENASHLFVINKDPHSPIPTIVLSSSDGKPLSDSTEVNVQMDGQKRILDSGEMDISLAMGIVFSLYHVYNVAYPSELKKTFCFLEAFVLNLGTLTTPVPVAVQRVANALNIS; encoded by the exons ATGGCTCAGCAGTGGACTGTTGGAGAAGTATCTCTTTGGCTTGGGGAAAATGAAGTGGCAGATTATCAACAGGTCTTTGTAG ACAATGAAATCGATGGATCGACACTTCTGCAGATGACTGAAAGAATGAGTGAGCGTCTTTTTCCAAAAGTGAAAGACCAAGTGAAATTTTTGTCTGCTGTAGAGAAGCTGAAAGA TGGAAGgcaacacaaagaaaagcatACTGTGTCAGCACTCCAACCTATGTTTAACTGCAAAGTGCAGTTTCCTCCAGCTGTGCTCACTGCGTTGACCAATAAAGATGCAGCACTAAAGTCACCCACCAAGAACAGACTCAAAAACATGCTTATTCAAGCACTGTTTGACCACTTGAGTAATGAGACAAT GTATCCCTCTCATGTGCAGTATGTAGACCTTCTGAGGACTGTCCTTCtgagttttccttttttgaagGAGAGTTATGGCTCTGGATAT CTTCTTGAAGAGGCTTCCATGTTACTTAAAACTGATGTGGACAAAAAAGTAATCCGAGGATTCAGTAAGTTGGCAGCGAAGCTTGTGTCAATAGCCCCAAACAGCAACCTTAAAAGCCTCTGCTTAAAATCTGTTGATGAGAGCCAGACAGACACTGAAAGAAAAG gtcagatgGTAAACACAGCTGTTCTTCTCCTGCCATCTATTTTCAAAGAAAATGCCTCTCATCTCTTCGTCATAAATAAG GATCCACACAGCCCGATACCTACAATCGTACTCAGCAGCAGTGACGGCAAGCCCTTGAGTGATTCAACTGAGGTCAATGTCCAGATGGATGGACAAAAAAGGATTCTGGACAGTGGGGAAATGGACATTTCATTGGCGATGGGTATTGTCTTCTCCCTGTACCATGTCTACAATGTTGCCTATCCAAGTGAactaaaaaagacattttgctTTTTGGAGGCATTTGTTCTCAACTTGGGAACTCTGACTACACCTGTACCAGTAGCTGTGCAAAGAGTGGCAAATGCATTAAATATCTCATAG
- the LOC112432939 gene encoding uncharacterized protein LOC112432939 isoform X2, producing the protein MDFMPFLVVPLWTSILHLDFVKGSFVVDVTQSSYQAEENHNITLEWTFTTKPDTSISALKIRCSLITDQKPLTLYFLRDGVEFSEVQDEEFSGRVQSDKDALREGRLRLQLSRLRTEDSGLYLCEVDTGYGCSYNSCRLTVSDANFAETSTMETLLLSQSLHTPDPKDVTYDRSRVPVVVAVITLLSVVALAGFAAFFSRHIFQKLKKHPEDETQKQPLQV; encoded by the exons ATGGATTTCATGCCTTTCCTTGTGGTCCCACTGTGGACTTCAATTCTTCACTTGGATTTTGTTAAAG GATCATTTGTAGTGGATGTGACACAGAGCTCCTATCAGGCAGAGGAGAACCACAACATCACACTGGAGTGGACGTTCACCACCAAACCAGACACGTCCATCTCAGCACTGAAGATCCGCTGTAGCCTGATAACTGATCAGAAACCCTTAACTCTGTATTTTCTTCGTGATGGTGTCGAGTTCTCAGAGGTTCAGGATGAAGAGTTTTCAGGACGAGTCCAGAGTGACAAAGACGCCCTCAGAGAAGGACGACTCAGACTCCAGCTGTCCAGACTCAGGACTGAGGACTCGGGTCTGTACCTGTGTGAGGTGGACACAGGTTATGGCTGCAGCTACAACAGCTGCAGACTCACCGTCTCTG ATGCAAACTTTGCTGAAACCTCGACAATGGAAACGCTGCTGCTTTCCCAAAGCCTCCACACTCCAGATCCTAAGGACGTGACATATG ATCGATCCAGGGTCCCCGTGGTCGTCGCTGTCATCACCTTATTATCAGTTGTGGCTCTCGCTGGTTTTGCTGCATTTTTCTCTCGCCACATTTTTCAGAAGCTAAAa AAGCATCCAGAGGATgagacacaaaaacaaccacTACAAGTCTAG